In the Burkholderia glumae LMG 2196 = ATCC 33617 genome, one interval contains:
- a CDS encoding acyltransferase family protein, with translation MMTTDTLPPPTPHAGRIVQLDGLRAIAVMAVFLQHAVKAPLWMGVDLFFVLSGLLITGILLDRKARGLPLFRHFYLRRARRILPSYALLLLVSTLLFGAGWLAHWPWYALFSTNIGLSLGSIGHESLNVLWSLAVEEQFYIFWPFVVLLCPERRLAWVAAALVIAAPVLRAIATPWFGSFWPIYYLTPFRMDLLAAGALLAVVLRRDRRALEPYTGVAVAAACLALALLAWLHLSNPRFRAANTPLSNAALYSISLVLCTSIVVIALRGRGLVQRVLTHPVLVYVGTISYTVYLIHLSVLYALWSWHLSRYESAALALVITLGYATLTWFGFERRLTRSAPAPSRPAVPRPSTRSIRNPL, from the coding sequence ATGATGACGACCGACACACTTCCTCCGCCGACGCCGCACGCAGGCCGCATCGTCCAGCTCGACGGCCTGCGTGCGATCGCCGTGATGGCCGTGTTCCTGCAGCACGCCGTGAAGGCGCCGCTGTGGATGGGCGTGGATCTGTTCTTCGTGCTGAGCGGGCTGCTGATCACCGGCATCCTGCTCGACCGCAAGGCGCGCGGCCTGCCGCTGTTCCGCCATTTCTACCTGCGGCGCGCGCGGCGCATCCTGCCCTCGTATGCGCTGCTGCTGCTGGTCTCCACGCTGCTGTTCGGCGCCGGCTGGCTCGCGCATTGGCCCTGGTACGCGTTGTTCTCGACCAACATCGGGCTGTCGCTCGGCAGCATCGGCCACGAGAGCCTGAACGTGCTCTGGTCGCTCGCGGTGGAGGAGCAGTTCTACATTTTCTGGCCGTTCGTGGTGCTGCTCTGCCCCGAGCGCCGGCTCGCCTGGGTGGCCGCTGCGCTGGTGATCGCCGCGCCCGTGCTGCGCGCGATCGCGACGCCGTGGTTCGGCTCGTTCTGGCCGATCTACTACCTCACCCCGTTCCGCATGGATCTGCTCGCGGCCGGCGCGCTGCTCGCCGTGGTGCTGCGCCGCGACCGCCGCGCGCTCGAACCGTATACCGGCGTGGCGGTGGCGGCGGCCTGCCTCGCGCTCGCGCTGCTCGCCTGGCTGCATCTGTCGAATCCGCGCTTTCGCGCCGCCAACACGCCGCTGTCGAACGCGGCGCTCTACAGCATCTCGCTCGTGCTCTGCACCTCGATCGTGGTGATCGCGCTGCGCGGGCGCGGCCTCGTGCAGCGCGTGCTGACGCATCCGGTGCTGGTCTACGTCGGCACCATCAGCTACACGGTCTATCTCATCCACCTGAGCGTGCTGTACGCGCTCTGGTCATGGCATCTGAGCCGCTACGAGAGCGCCGCGCTCGCGCTCGTCATCACGCTCGGCTACGCGACGCTCACCTGGTTCGGCTTCGAACGGCGCCTCACGCGCTCTGCGCCCGCGCCGTCGCGGCCGGCCGTGCCCCGGCCTTCCACTCGCTCCATCAGGAACCCGTTATGA
- a CDS encoding CvpA family protein: MLTAFDYAVLAVIALSALRGAWRGFVSEIFGLIGWVAAFIVACRYVGVVLPFIPSTWPGGALTQWMIAFGVIVIGVVLVAGVANALLSRLAQVTGLGGVDRSLGLLFGLVRGVLMVLLLVAAAGLTELPKQDFWRNALLRPFAEQGVRELKPFLPDGLAAYIHI, encoded by the coding sequence ATGCTGACCGCGTTCGACTACGCCGTGCTGGCGGTGATCGCCCTGTCGGCGCTGCGCGGTGCGTGGCGCGGCTTCGTGTCGGAGATCTTCGGGCTGATCGGCTGGGTCGCGGCGTTCATCGTCGCGTGCCGCTATGTCGGCGTGGTGCTGCCCTTCATCCCGTCCACCTGGCCGGGCGGCGCGCTGACCCAGTGGATGATCGCGTTCGGCGTGATCGTGATCGGCGTGGTGCTGGTGGCGGGCGTGGCCAACGCGCTGCTGTCGAGGCTCGCGCAGGTGACGGGGCTGGGCGGCGTGGACCGCTCGCTCGGCTTGCTGTTCGGCCTGGTGCGCGGGGTGCTGATGGTGTTGCTGCTGGTGGCGGCGGCGGGGCTGACCGAGCTGCCGAAACAGGATTTCTGGCGCAACGCGTTGTTGCGTCCCTTCGCCGAGCAAGGCGTGCGCGAACTGAAGCCGTTCTTGCCCGACGGGCTGGCTGCGTACATCCACATCTGA
- the gmd gene encoding GDP-mannose 4,6-dehydratase translates to MNSARKAIITGISGQDGAYLAKLLLDGGYQVTGTYRRTSSVNFWRIAELGVADHPNLTLVEHDLTDPGSSLRLIERVQPDELYNLAAQSFVGVSFDQPMTTAGVTGLGTLNLLEAIRAVSPRTRFYQASTSEMFGKVQAIPQIESTPFYPRSPYGVAKLFAHWMTVNYRESYGIFAASGILFNHESPLRGREFVTRKITDTVAKIKLGKATRLELGNLDAKRDWGFALEYVDGMRRMLQVDEPDTFVLATNRTETVRDFAQMAFAAAGYQLEWRGKEEHERGIDTATGRVLVEVNPRFYRPAEVDLLIGCADKAREKLDWQPRTTLEQLCQMMVEADLTRNLHHETC, encoded by the coding sequence ATGAACTCTGCACGCAAGGCGATCATCACCGGCATCTCCGGGCAGGACGGCGCCTATCTGGCCAAGCTGCTGCTCGACGGCGGCTATCAGGTTACCGGCACCTACCGGCGCACCAGCTCGGTCAACTTCTGGCGCATCGCCGAGCTCGGCGTGGCCGATCATCCGAACCTGACGCTGGTCGAGCACGACCTGACCGATCCCGGGTCGAGCCTGCGGCTGATCGAGCGCGTCCAGCCCGACGAGTTGTACAATCTGGCGGCGCAGAGCTTCGTCGGCGTCTCGTTCGACCAGCCGATGACGACCGCCGGCGTGACCGGGCTCGGCACGCTGAACCTGCTCGAGGCGATCCGCGCCGTGAGCCCGCGCACGCGCTTCTATCAGGCCTCGACCTCGGAGATGTTCGGCAAGGTGCAGGCCATTCCGCAGATCGAATCGACGCCGTTCTACCCGCGCAGCCCGTATGGCGTCGCCAAGCTGTTCGCCCACTGGATGACCGTCAACTATCGCGAGTCCTACGGCATCTTCGCGGCCAGCGGGATCCTGTTCAACCACGAATCACCGCTGCGCGGGCGCGAGTTCGTCACGCGCAAGATCACCGACACGGTCGCCAAGATCAAGCTCGGCAAGGCCACCCGGCTCGAGCTCGGCAACCTCGACGCGAAACGCGACTGGGGCTTCGCGCTCGAATACGTGGACGGCATGCGGCGCATGCTGCAGGTGGACGAGCCCGACACCTTCGTGCTCGCCACCAACCGCACCGAGACGGTCCGCGACTTCGCGCAGATGGCGTTCGCCGCGGCCGGCTACCAGCTCGAATGGCGCGGCAAGGAAGAGCACGAGCGCGGCATCGACACGGCTACCGGCCGCGTCCTGGTGGAGGTGAACCCGCGCTTCTACCGGCCGGCCGAGGTCGATCTGCTGATCGGCTGCGCCGACAAGGCAAGGGAAAAGCTGGACTGGCAGCCCCGCACGACACTCGAACAGCTCTGCCAGATGATGGTCGAGGCCGATCTCACGCGGAACCTCCATCACGAAACCTGCTGA
- a CDS encoding acyltransferase family protein — MNFPSGPALARPAALEHKDALIDALRGFAALLVAYFHCRQVVWIGMQAFHQTHGHALDAGALAAYLTFPFAWGSAGVPVFFVISGYCIHRGAALKLAAAPHYRLDALNFWARRFARIYPVLLAALLVTLALDLISLQVTPVSHKIREIGWRAFMVNLLSLQGIAGPTYGSNGALWTLSLEVQFYAVYPLWLALRKRIGIVPVVLAVAFVNAGSAWLFERHDLQVFTSYWLSWTLGALIAELRVRRAAGPAPSRRWYLAGAAGIALGCAAFRIGQYGAFQLWSLGFACCLHAAIARPAPSGAIVRLFAWFGDFSYSLYLIHLPLFVCLASLLYRSQLQVSIWPSFAFVAVAIALAWLFHLAVERPAMRWSASLKPSGGKQRPAAPTLTA, encoded by the coding sequence ATGAATTTCCCCAGCGGGCCGGCATTGGCGCGGCCGGCCGCCCTCGAGCACAAGGACGCCCTGATCGACGCGCTGCGCGGCTTCGCGGCGCTGCTGGTGGCGTATTTCCATTGCCGGCAGGTGGTCTGGATCGGCATGCAGGCGTTCCACCAGACGCACGGCCACGCGCTCGACGCCGGCGCGCTGGCCGCCTACCTGACCTTCCCGTTCGCCTGGGGCTCGGCCGGCGTGCCGGTGTTCTTCGTGATCAGCGGCTACTGCATCCATCGCGGCGCGGCGCTGAAGCTGGCCGCCGCCCCTCACTACCGCCTCGATGCGCTGAACTTCTGGGCACGCCGTTTCGCGCGCATCTATCCGGTGCTGCTCGCCGCGCTGCTCGTCACGCTCGCACTCGACCTGATCAGCCTGCAGGTCACGCCGGTGAGCCACAAGATCCGCGAGATCGGCTGGCGCGCGTTCATGGTGAACCTGCTGTCGCTGCAGGGCATCGCGGGCCCGACCTACGGCTCGAACGGCGCGCTCTGGACGCTGTCGCTCGAGGTGCAGTTCTACGCCGTCTATCCGCTCTGGCTCGCGCTGCGCAAGCGGATCGGCATCGTGCCGGTGGTGCTGGCGGTGGCGTTCGTCAACGCGGGCTCGGCCTGGCTGTTCGAGCGGCACGACCTCCAGGTCTTCACCTCGTACTGGCTGTCGTGGACGCTCGGCGCGCTGATCGCCGAGCTGCGCGTGCGGCGCGCGGCCGGCCCGGCGCCGTCGCGCCGCTGGTATCTGGCCGGCGCGGCCGGCATCGCGCTCGGCTGCGCGGCGTTCCGCATCGGCCAGTACGGGGCCTTCCAGCTCTGGTCGCTCGGCTTTGCCTGCTGCCTGCACGCCGCCATCGCGCGGCCGGCGCCGTCCGGCGCGATCGTGCGGCTGTTCGCGTGGTTCGGCGATTTCAGCTATTCGCTGTACCTGATCCACCTGCCGCTGTTCGTCTGTCTCGCCTCGCTGCTGTATCGCTCGCAGCTGCAGGTGTCGATCTGGCCGTCGTTCGCGTTCGTCGCCGTCGCGATTGCGCTCGCCTGGCTGTTCCACCTGGCCGTCGAGCGGCCCGCCATGCGCTGGTCGGCAAGCCTCAAGCCGTCGGGCGGCAAGCAGCGGCCGGCCGCGCCGACGCTGACGGCATGA
- a CDS encoding oligosaccharide flippase family protein — translation MDKRILKNVAVNFVGLILPTFVSLVTVPAYIHTLGVDRYGVVSLVWTLIGYFGILDLGMSMAAQNQISKALASGDPQQCERVFWSACWLNLATGIAGGLLIYFGAFIYTSYFTKVSAELQHEVYRALPWLACAIPIANVSWVFSGAINGAERFGVYNANQTFGTFLFQLLPLFAAWLIAPTLPAVLAAAVLARLIAAVLLGRASLRVLNIRRVAPPRWRTARELFTFGGWMLIASTATMVADSLDRVILGAHLGARYVTYYTVPQNLVTRLNMLPNAVVRTLFPRLSAVDRDHADHLVRQSLEFLNGVFTPVAIVAIFALQPFLELWVGHDLATQSSPVGRVLVIGIWLVGQAGVMRILIQSQVNPARAALAGLVELPFFVGGLWFGITHFGLIGAAVVVVARALIDYGVLLVLASVKRRPIVADMAAHLAFLFGSLALAWTTPALAQAVALCALVAALNIAWSFVMTPGLRALARGVLGRLIPGKSI, via the coding sequence ATGGATAAGCGAATCCTGAAGAACGTCGCGGTGAATTTCGTCGGCCTGATCCTGCCGACCTTCGTGTCGCTGGTGACGGTGCCGGCCTACATCCACACGCTCGGGGTGGACCGCTACGGCGTGGTGAGCCTGGTGTGGACGCTGATCGGCTACTTCGGCATCCTCGATCTCGGCATGAGCATGGCCGCACAGAACCAGATCTCGAAGGCGCTCGCGAGCGGCGACCCCCAGCAGTGCGAGCGCGTGTTCTGGAGCGCCTGCTGGCTGAACCTTGCCACCGGCATCGCGGGCGGCCTGCTGATCTACTTCGGCGCGTTCATCTACACCTCGTACTTCACCAAGGTCTCGGCCGAACTGCAGCACGAGGTTTATCGCGCGCTGCCGTGGCTCGCCTGCGCGATTCCGATCGCGAACGTGTCGTGGGTGTTCTCCGGCGCGATCAACGGCGCCGAACGCTTCGGCGTCTACAACGCGAACCAGACGTTCGGCACCTTCCTGTTCCAGCTGCTGCCGCTGTTCGCGGCCTGGCTGATCGCGCCGACGCTGCCCGCGGTGCTGGCCGCCGCGGTGCTGGCGCGGCTGATCGCGGCGGTCCTGCTCGGCCGCGCGAGCCTGCGCGTGCTGAACATCCGGCGCGTCGCGCCGCCGCGCTGGCGCACCGCCAGGGAGCTGTTCACGTTCGGCGGCTGGATGCTGATCGCCAGCACGGCGACCATGGTGGCCGATTCGCTCGACCGCGTGATCCTCGGCGCGCATCTGGGCGCGCGCTACGTGACCTACTACACGGTGCCGCAGAACCTCGTCACGCGGCTCAACATGCTGCCGAACGCGGTGGTGCGCACGCTGTTCCCGCGGCTGTCGGCGGTCGATCGCGACCATGCCGACCACCTCGTGCGGCAGTCGCTCGAATTCCTCAACGGCGTGTTCACGCCGGTGGCGATCGTCGCGATCTTCGCGCTGCAGCCGTTCCTCGAACTCTGGGTCGGCCACGATCTCGCCACCCAGTCCTCGCCGGTCGGCCGCGTGCTCGTGATCGGCATCTGGCTGGTGGGGCAGGCCGGCGTGATGCGAATCCTGATCCAGTCGCAGGTCAATCCGGCCCGCGCCGCCCTGGCGGGGCTCGTCGAGCTGCCGTTCTTCGTCGGCGGGCTCTGGTTCGGCATCACGCACTTCGGCCTGATCGGCGCGGCGGTGGTGGTGGTCGCGCGCGCGCTCATCGACTACGGCGTATTGCTGGTGCTGGCGTCGGTGAAGCGCCGGCCGATCGTGGCCGACATGGCCGCCCACCTGGCCTTCTTGTTCGGCAGTCTCGCGCTGGCCTGGACGACGCCGGCCCTGGCGCAGGCCGTCGCGCTCTGCGCACTCGTCGCCGCGCTCAACATCGCGTGGTCCTTCGTGATGACGCCCGGCCTGCGCGCGCTCGCGCGCGGCGTGCTGGGCCGCCTGATTCCCGGGAAAAGCATATGA
- a CDS encoding glycosyltransferase family 4 protein has translation MKGELVERSVPSFARQHQTAGTARAAGKPSGKPLRVAIVHDWLVTYAGAERVLEQIIACFPDADLFSLVDFLDDRGFLHDRPVTTSFIQKLPFARRKYRAYLPLMPLAIEQLDVSGYDLVISSSHAVAKGVLTGPDQIHISYVHSPIRYAWDLQHQYLEQSRLTRGPKSYAARLILHYIRNWDSRTSNSVDGFIANSAFIARRIRKVYQRDAAVVFPPVDVEAFSLATEKEDFYLTASRMVPYKKIDLIVEAFARMPERRLVVIGDGPEMNKVRAKAGPNVEILGYQPFEVLQDHMRRARAFVFAAEEDFGISVVEAQACGTPVIAFGKGGALETLRDGSADAAPTGLFFEEQSVPAIVAAVDAFEQAPGRFTPEACRANAERFATRHFRRRLVEQIESLLPDAQARARAGARDAGTVAAAKVRALVLDQSGVLGGAELSLLEFLTHWRGSANVLLFDDGPFHAALAEAGVDVTVLRSRGLDGVRKQGGVSLRAAGGLVSLVREAVRRARDVDVIYANTQRAMVVGALAGRLARKPVVWHLRDIVSDAHFGAKQLFAIRRCAKLGVTRVIANSNASAQAYLALTGGAQESVDVVFNGIDAAPFEALEAVPRATLRARLGLPEHAWLVGSFSRLARWKGQHLLLEAATRDPDLHVVLVGAPLFGEDEYAAELQDLVAQRGLGDRVIFAGFQRDVASWMKAVDVVAHTSITPEPFGRVIVEGMLARRPVVAARAGGVVEIIDDGVNGLLCEPGDAASLSAALAALRRDPARRERLVANGFETATRRFGTHTYVEAVERILVEVARAAR, from the coding sequence ATGAAAGGCGAACTCGTAGAACGCTCCGTGCCGTCGTTCGCACGGCAGCACCAGACGGCCGGCACCGCGCGCGCGGCCGGCAAGCCGTCGGGCAAGCCGCTGCGCGTGGCGATCGTGCACGACTGGCTCGTCACCTACGCCGGCGCCGAGCGCGTGCTCGAACAGATCATCGCGTGCTTTCCCGACGCGGACCTGTTCAGCCTCGTCGATTTCCTCGACGATCGCGGCTTCCTGCACGACCGCCCGGTGACCACCTCGTTCATCCAGAAGCTGCCGTTCGCGCGCCGGAAATATCGCGCCTACCTGCCGCTGATGCCGCTCGCGATCGAGCAGCTCGACGTGTCGGGCTACGATCTGGTGATCTCCAGCAGCCACGCGGTGGCCAAGGGCGTGCTGACCGGGCCGGACCAGATCCACATCAGCTACGTGCATTCGCCGATCCGCTACGCCTGGGACCTGCAGCACCAGTACCTGGAGCAGTCGCGGCTCACGCGCGGCCCGAAATCGTATGCGGCACGGCTGATCCTGCATTACATCCGCAACTGGGACAGCCGCACGTCCAATTCGGTGGACGGCTTCATCGCCAATTCGGCGTTCATCGCCCGGCGCATCCGCAAGGTCTACCAGCGAGACGCGGCCGTGGTGTTCCCGCCGGTGGACGTCGAGGCGTTCTCGCTTGCCACCGAGAAGGAGGATTTCTACCTCACCGCCTCGCGGATGGTGCCGTACAAGAAGATCGACCTGATCGTCGAGGCCTTCGCGCGCATGCCGGAGCGCCGGCTGGTGGTGATCGGCGACGGCCCCGAGATGAACAAGGTGCGCGCCAAGGCCGGCCCGAACGTGGAGATTCTCGGCTACCAGCCGTTCGAGGTGCTGCAGGACCACATGCGCCGCGCCCGTGCGTTCGTGTTCGCGGCCGAGGAGGATTTCGGCATCTCGGTGGTGGAGGCGCAGGCCTGCGGTACGCCGGTGATCGCGTTCGGCAAGGGCGGCGCGCTCGAAACCCTGCGCGACGGCAGCGCCGACGCGGCGCCCACCGGGCTGTTCTTCGAGGAACAGAGCGTGCCGGCGATCGTGGCGGCCGTCGATGCGTTCGAGCAGGCCCCCGGGCGCTTCACGCCCGAGGCCTGCCGCGCCAACGCCGAGCGTTTCGCGACCCGGCATTTCCGGCGCCGGCTGGTCGAGCAGATCGAAAGCCTGCTGCCCGACGCGCAGGCGCGCGCCCGCGCCGGCGCGCGCGATGCCGGCACGGTGGCGGCCGCCAAGGTTCGCGCGCTGGTGCTCGACCAGAGCGGCGTGCTCGGCGGTGCCGAGCTGTCGCTGCTCGAATTCCTCACGCACTGGCGCGGCAGCGCCAACGTGCTGCTGTTCGACGACGGCCCGTTCCATGCGGCGCTCGCCGAGGCGGGCGTGGACGTGACGGTGCTGCGCTCGCGCGGCCTCGACGGCGTGCGCAAGCAAGGCGGCGTCTCGTTGCGCGCGGCGGGCGGGCTGGTCTCGCTGGTGCGCGAGGCGGTGCGGCGCGCGCGCGACGTCGACGTGATCTACGCGAACACGCAGCGCGCGATGGTGGTGGGCGCGCTCGCCGGGCGCCTCGCGCGCAAGCCGGTGGTCTGGCATTTGCGCGACATCGTCAGCGACGCGCATTTCGGCGCGAAGCAGCTGTTCGCGATCCGGCGCTGCGCGAAGCTCGGCGTGACGCGCGTGATCGCCAATTCGAACGCGTCCGCGCAGGCCTATCTGGCGCTGACGGGCGGCGCGCAGGAGTCGGTGGACGTGGTCTTCAACGGCATCGACGCGGCGCCCTTCGAGGCGCTGGAGGCCGTGCCGCGCGCGACGCTGCGCGCGCGCCTCGGGCTGCCCGAGCATGCCTGGCTGGTCGGCTCGTTCAGCCGCCTCGCGCGCTGGAAGGGCCAGCACCTGCTGCTCGAGGCGGCCACGCGCGATCCGGACCTGCACGTGGTGCTGGTCGGCGCGCCGCTGTTCGGCGAGGACGAGTACGCGGCCGAGCTGCAGGACCTCGTCGCGCAGCGCGGGCTCGGCGACCGCGTGATCTTCGCCGGGTTTCAGCGCGACGTGGCGTCGTGGATGAAGGCGGTGGACGTGGTCGCGCACACCTCGATCACGCCGGAGCCGTTCGGCCGCGTGATCGTCGAGGGCATGCTCGCGAGGCGGCCGGTGGTGGCCGCGCGCGCGGGCGGGGTGGTCGAGATCATCGACGACGGCGTAAACGGGCTGCTCTGCGAGCCCGGCGACGCCGCTTCGCTGAGCGCGGCGCTCGCCGCGCTGCGCCGCGATCCGGCGCGCCGCGAACGGCTCGTCGCGAACGGCTTCGAGACGGCCACGCGCCGCTTCGGCACGCATACCTATGTCGAGGCCGTCGAGCGGATCCTGGTGGAGGTCGCGCGCGCCGCGCGCTGA
- the purF gene encoding amidophosphoribosyltransferase has product MCGIVGFISHSPVNQLIYDSLLLLQHRGQDAAGIVTADGSNFHMYKANGMVRDVFRTRNMRSLPGTSGIGQVRYPTAGSASSEAEAQPFYVNAPFGVVLAHNGNLTNMEQLKDEMFRIDRRHINTNSDSEVLLNVFAHELQLATTGLELDPAAVFKAVAGVHRRAQGSYAIVSQIAGYGMLAFRDPFGIRPLCIGKLETEQGTEWMVASESVAVEGIGFEFVRDVEPGEAVFVTLDGSFYTQQCAENPSLNPCMFEWVYLARPDSCLDGVPVYNVRLRMGDYLAEKIKRELKDVPIDVVMPIPDSSRPAAMQVAAKLGVEYREGFFKNRYVGRTFIMPGQAVRKKSVRQKLNAMSIEFKDKHVLIVDDSIVRGTTSHEIVQMARDAGAKSVIFASAAPPVKFPNVYGIDMPTRNELVAHGRTDEEVAKMIGADYLIYQDVDDLRRAVRDINPALQDFEASCFDGRYITGHVTPEYLDSLERARLAPASQLDRDQNGESGRSQMNLQLSVE; this is encoded by the coding sequence ATGTGCGGCATCGTAGGCTTTATCTCTCATTCGCCGGTCAACCAGCTCATTTATGACAGCCTGCTGCTGCTGCAGCATCGCGGTCAGGACGCGGCGGGCATCGTGACGGCGGACGGCAGCAACTTCCACATGTACAAGGCCAACGGCATGGTGCGAGACGTGTTCCGCACGCGCAACATGCGCAGCCTGCCGGGTACCTCGGGGATCGGCCAGGTCCGCTATCCGACGGCGGGTTCGGCGTCGAGCGAGGCCGAGGCGCAGCCGTTCTACGTCAACGCGCCGTTCGGCGTCGTGCTCGCCCACAACGGCAACCTGACGAACATGGAGCAGCTCAAGGACGAGATGTTCCGCATCGACCGGCGCCACATCAACACGAACTCCGACAGCGAAGTGCTACTGAACGTGTTCGCACACGAGCTGCAACTGGCCACCACCGGCCTCGAGCTCGATCCGGCCGCGGTGTTCAAGGCGGTGGCGGGCGTGCATCGCCGCGCGCAGGGTTCGTATGCGATCGTCTCGCAGATCGCCGGCTACGGCATGCTCGCGTTCCGCGACCCGTTCGGCATCCGCCCGCTTTGCATCGGCAAGCTCGAGACCGAGCAGGGCACGGAATGGATGGTCGCCTCGGAATCGGTGGCCGTGGAGGGCATCGGCTTCGAGTTCGTGCGCGACGTCGAGCCGGGCGAGGCGGTGTTCGTCACGCTCGACGGCAGTTTCTACACCCAGCAGTGCGCCGAGAACCCGAGCCTGAACCCGTGCATGTTCGAGTGGGTCTACCTCGCGCGTCCCGATTCGTGCCTCGACGGCGTGCCCGTCTACAACGTGCGCCTGCGCATGGGCGACTACCTCGCCGAGAAGATCAAGCGCGAGCTCAAGGACGTGCCGATCGACGTGGTGATGCCGATCCCCGATTCGTCGCGGCCGGCCGCGATGCAGGTGGCCGCCAAGCTCGGCGTCGAGTATCGCGAGGGCTTCTTCAAGAACCGCTACGTGGGCCGCACCTTCATCATGCCGGGCCAGGCGGTGCGCAAGAAGTCGGTGCGCCAGAAGCTCAACGCGATGAGCATCGAGTTCAAGGACAAGCACGTGCTGATCGTCGACGACTCGATCGTGCGCGGCACGACCTCGCACGAGATCGTGCAGATGGCGCGCGATGCCGGCGCGAAGTCGGTGATCTTCGCCTCGGCCGCGCCGCCCGTGAAGTTCCCCAACGTCTACGGGATCGACATGCCGACCCGCAACGAGCTCGTCGCGCACGGCCGCACCGACGAGGAAGTGGCGAAGATGATCGGCGCCGATTACCTGATCTACCAGGATGTGGACGATCTGCGCCGCGCGGTGCGCGACATCAACCCGGCGCTCCAGGACTTCGAGGCCTCGTGCTTCGACGGCCGCTACATCACCGGCCACGTCACGCCCGAATACCTCGATTCGCTCGAGCGCGCGCGCCTCGCGCCGGCCTCGCAGCTCGATCGCGACCAGAACGGCGAGTCGGGCCGCTCGCAGATGAACCTGCAACTGTCGGTCGAATGA
- a CDS encoding O-succinylhomoserine sulfhydrylase, producing the protein MDDSFNFDTLAIRSGTLRSEYNEHSEAIFLTSSFCFTSAADAAERFANSEDNYTYSRFTNPTVTMFQDRLAALEGGEACIATASGMAAIMSVVMAALQSGDHLVSSRSLFGSTLGMFSQIFSKFGITTTFVDPTDLEAWRAAVRPETKMFFLETPSNPLTELADIEAISKVAKAANALFVVDNCFCSPALQQPLKLGADVVMHSATKFLDGQGRVLGGALVGSKAFITGKVFPFVRSAGPTLSAFNAWVLLKGMETLSLRVEKQSANALEIARWLDSHPAVKRVFYPGLESHPQYQIARRQQKAGGAVVSFELKGDTPEAQRANAWRVIDSTKIVSITANLGDTRTTITHPATTTHSRITPEARAAAGISEGLIRLAVGLENAGDIRDDLARGLAG; encoded by the coding sequence ATGGACGACTCTTTCAATTTCGACACGCTCGCGATTCGCTCGGGCACGCTGCGCAGCGAATACAACGAGCACTCGGAAGCGATCTTCCTGACCTCGAGCTTCTGCTTCACGAGCGCCGCCGATGCCGCCGAGCGCTTCGCGAATTCCGAGGACAACTACACGTATTCGCGCTTCACGAACCCGACCGTCACGATGTTCCAGGACCGGCTCGCGGCGCTGGAGGGCGGCGAGGCCTGCATCGCGACCGCCTCGGGGATGGCGGCCATCATGTCGGTGGTGATGGCGGCGCTGCAGTCGGGCGACCATCTGGTCAGCTCGCGCAGCCTGTTCGGCTCGACGCTCGGCATGTTCTCGCAGATCTTCAGCAAGTTCGGCATCACCACCACCTTCGTCGATCCCACCGACCTGGAGGCGTGGCGCGCCGCGGTGCGTCCCGAGACGAAGATGTTCTTCCTCGAGACGCCGTCGAACCCGCTCACCGAGCTGGCCGACATCGAGGCCATCTCGAAGGTCGCGAAGGCCGCCAATGCGCTGTTCGTGGTCGACAACTGCTTCTGCAGCCCGGCGCTTCAGCAGCCGCTCAAGCTCGGCGCCGACGTGGTGATGCACTCGGCCACCAAGTTTCTCGACGGCCAGGGCCGCGTGCTGGGCGGCGCGCTGGTGGGCTCGAAGGCGTTCATCACCGGCAAGGTGTTCCCGTTCGTGCGCAGCGCGGGGCCCACGCTGTCGGCCTTCAACGCGTGGGTGCTGCTCAAGGGCATGGAAACGCTGTCGCTGCGCGTCGAGAAGCAGTCGGCCAACGCGCTGGAGATCGCGCGCTGGCTCGACAGCCATCCGGCCGTCAAGCGCGTGTTCTATCCCGGGCTCGAATCGCATCCGCAGTACCAGATCGCCAGGCGCCAGCAGAAGGCGGGCGGCGCGGTGGTGTCGTTCGAGCTGAAGGGCGACACGCCGGAGGCGCAGCGCGCGAATGCGTGGCGCGTGATCGACAGCACCAAGATCGTGTCGATCACCGCGAACCTCGGCGACACGCGCACCACGATCACGCATCCGGCCACCACCACGCACTCGCGCATCACGCCCGAGGCGCGCGCCGCGGCGGGCATCAGCGAAGGGCTGATCCGGCTCGCGGTGGGGCTGGAGAACGCCGGCGACATCCGCGACGATCTCGCGCGCGGGCTGGCGGGCTGA